GGAGCAACGGCGTGCCTTCGGAAAAATCCTGGAGGCGCGGGTGCCGGCACGCTGAGGCGGCCTGCCGGCCGGTCCGGGACTGATCCAGCCGGCAAAAACCGACATGCAAGGAAGAACCACACCCAAGGAGGACAAGCGAATGGATACGTGGTCTCGGCGTTTAAACGTGGCGTTGCTGATGGTGGCGGTGGCCCTGGCTCTGGGCTTGATGGCCCTGGAGGTGGCCTATGCCCAGCCCGGCATGGGTCCCCGGGGGGCCGGCCTGACGCCGGAACAGGCGCAGAAAATCTATGAGCTGCGCCAGCAGTTTCTGAAGGAGACCGAGGATCTGCGCCAGCAGATGTTCACCAAGCGCACTGAACTGACCAACCTCTGGGCTGCGGAGAACCCGGATGAGAAGCAGATCCGGGTCAAGCAGCAGGAGATCAACGCCCTGCGGGACAAGATCCAGGCCATCGCGCTGAAATACCAGACCCAGGCCCGAAAGATCGCGCCCAATGCCTCGTTCGGCTGGGGCGGCAAGAAGGGCATGCGCGGCGGCCCCT
This portion of the Desulfobaccales bacterium genome encodes:
- a CDS encoding periplasmic heavy metal sensor — protein: MDTWSRRLNVALLMVAVALALGLMALEVAYAQPGMGPRGAGLTPEQAQKIYELRQQFLKETEDLRQQMFTKRTELTNLWAAENPDEKQIRVKQQEINALRDKIQAIALKYQTQARKIAPNASFGWGGKKGMRGGPWTMW